The window ACCGCTGATTGCATAGCTGTTACCTTGCTAGGTGGGTAAAGCGGGTTGCTTGGCTGGGTGTAAATAAATTAGACTTTTGCCTAGTTTACCGCCGTAGTTCCCAGCTGAGATCATCGTTAAACCTTCGCTGCCCGATGATGCTTTTATCGCTGCTTGAGTGGCTGCAATAATCGCTTTTATATTGCGACCGTTCATAATAATCTCCATTACCGATGCAACCCCTTCGGGTAAGCCATGCTCTACATCAGGATGTTGTTGTAGCATAGGGCAGAATTTTTCGTAAGTACTGGCAATCGTAAAATCGTAACGACTGCCGGCTTTGGAACCGCTACCGGCAATCCCGCCAGGGAATGTGGTGACAACCTCAGCCATAGGTGCAATCGCCTCGACACCTTTTTCGGCAGCCGCTAATGCTGAGTCGGTATCTTTGCCGAAAAACCATAAATTACCACCCATCAGACCTTCACGATAACCAAGGCGACGGTCTAATATAAACTCTCC is drawn from Chromatiales bacterium and contains these coding sequences:
- the fhcD gene encoding formylmethanofuran--tetrahydromethanopterin N-formyltransferase, coding for MDTIIDDTYAEAFKSLYVEFLITARDRKWLDHAVNACTGNASSSILCDCEAGLDRYVGPGGDDSVQTPDGRPGAIVQLHVPRFWKDRVQRLEKAALVRISQNILTCPTASCFNMLEDSENYYQIGRKIAYFGNGYQKRVERFGREMWWIPILGGEFILDRRLGYREGLMGGNLWFFGKDTDSALAAAEKGVEAIAPMAEVVTTFPGGIAGSGSKAGSRYDFTIASTYEKFCPMLQQHPDVEHGLPEGVASVMEIIMNGRNIKAIIAATQAAIKASSGSEGLTMISAGNYGGKLGKSLIYLHPAKQPALPT